The Populus alba chromosome 13, ASM523922v2, whole genome shotgun sequence genome contains the following window.
TACAATGCTTGTTTGGTTTTAGTTCTGATTTGAAGTAGATTGTGTGCACAATTCAGAAACAATGGGAAGGATGTAGATCAGGGGAGATTAAACAAAGGAGAGAACCTTAGGCATTGTGTCTCATTAATGCATCCTCGCTAACCATATGGCTCTAAATGCAGTACAGGTTGGCACTCAAGGCAGAGTCCCTGTATACAATCATAATTCCTGAAATTGTTGCAGTTCCCAGATTGTTCCTGTCTTTGAAATCTATATTAAAAGCACAGTGCTTTTATGACTAACAGACAAGagatatataaaagattaattatcagtccaaaaagaaaaaaagaaaaggtcctTTGTTTTCACTGCCTTTGTCTCAGTTCTATTTATTTGGCGGGGAAAGAGGGTGCTATGGGGCTGGATGCTGACACTGGAATAAACAGTTTCTAGTTCTTCTATTTCCTTCCTTTTTCCTAGTGTATTTTGTAGAGGTTTGCTTGAAAGAGATGGCCGTGGTTACTGTTCTTTCCTACTCTGTCAGGTTGTTCGCATGGTTATAGGAAATACAGCTGCTGGACACCTATACAGTCGCTTGGTTCCTCTTGCTCTTCTTCTTATCGATGGTAATTCTTTACCGGCGTTGCTCTGTCAAGGAATatgccattttttttgtttccttcctTGCGGTCCAGGTGTTTGATTCTGAAAAGTTATATTTTCCGATTCAGGTAGCAATCCCATTGATGTTGATGATCCAGGATGGGAATTGTATGTCCTAATTCAGAAGAAAAGTGATGAACATGGGGATCCTCAACATAAACTGTTGGGTTTTACTGCAGTGTATCGTTTTTATCATTACCCCGACAGCACACGTTTGCGGCTCAGtcaggttcattttattttattttattttattttaatatttcagtGGGGGAGCAGGTAAATACACTTCATGTGACCTTCTATAGTAAATTGATGAGATCTTCTATTGATGGCAGATATTGGTGTTGCCTCCATACCAACACAAGGGTTATGGTGGTCACCTTGTTGAAGTACTCAGCAATGTTGCCATATTGGAAGATGTTTATGACTTGACAGTTGAAGAACCATTAGATTACTTCCAACATGTGCGCACCACTGTTGACATAAAACGTCTCCTTCTCTTTGCCCCAATCCAAGATGCTGTTAACTCAACTGTTTCGTATCTAAAACAAGGAAAACTGTCAAAGAAAACCCATGTGCCTTGTTTTAACCCGCCTGTAAGTGCAGTTGAAGATGTTAGGAAAACCTTGAAAATCAATAGGAAACAGTTTCTTCAGTGTTGGGAAGTTCTAATTTATCTAGGTCTTGATCCTGTTGACAAGTACATGGAGGATTTTGTGGCAATCATCACAAGTCGTGTGAAGGCTGATGTCTTAGGGAAAGATTCTGGGAGCAGTGGGAAAAAAGTGGTTGAAGTTCCAAGTGATTATAATCCGGAGATGTCATTTGTAATGTTCAGGTCACAGGACAGTGAAGCTGCTCGTGTTTGGATGGATGAAAACCAGACAAATCAAGAAGAGCAACTCCAGCAATTGGTAGATGAAAGGGtcaaagagataaaattgattGCGCAGAAGGTGCATCATGTCTAAACTGCTGAAGCATTCTATTGTATTGCCCCCTGTGACGCCGATGCATCTGCCAGAAGTTAGAGCTTAGGGTACTAGAGGCTCCCAACTACCAAGCTGTATGTTGAAGCTGGACTGTAAACGATTAGctgtagtttcttttttttaaatgtactaTATTGGGAGACAagttttccatccatatagTTATGCTGACTTTATTGCTTTTGGGTTCTGTTTGGCAGATGCTGTGGTGATTATGAGTCCGTGGTGTTTgtgtatatatgtgtgtgtgtgtgtgtgtgtgtgtgtgtgtttatatatatatatgtgtgtgtgtgtgtgtgtgtgtgaagaaaataatgttttcatattttcatgtCTCTCCGTAGCCATGTCTTTGTGATATAGAGGAAGAGGAGCGTGCTGTTCCAAGTTCCAACCTTGCAAATTATTCTCAACTAGGGGCTCGTCTGATGATAcgaaccaatttggaaaaggagTGTTTAGGCAATGTGGGTGAGGTTTTTGTGAAGAAAATACAAATCCAATAATGGATTCAGTTCAGAGAGATGAAAGGAAGAGGACATAACAGGGAGAAGCTTTACACTTACAGAGTCATCGGTCTTCTGTcaattatggattttttattgggttttgagTCATCGTACAATGCAATTGTCAAGGATGTTTGTTTCTTGACTTTTTTGAGCTACTTTTATTTTGTCATGTAAGGAGGCTATAACTTTACAAAAGCATGCATCATGTCCAGGgcctcaaaattaatttttcattgttgtgattattttgtaaataattttttatgttaaaatatatattaataattttttttatttttttaaaattattttttatatcaactcatcaaaataatttgaaaatattaaaaatatattagtttgaatttaataaaaaaaattaaatctttttaaaattatttttaaaatataaaaataaacagacattaaaaaaatgtattcttTGTTCGggctatttcaaaaaataaacatattaaaatattttttatattagaacaaCTACTTAGAAAAACATTGCACTTAAAGAAAGTGTGTGTACACTCACTACACTATGggtctgttttttttgtttgtttgtaagAAACGGTGGCTACATATAACACGCATAACAtgcgtgttttaaaaaaataaaattaataattaataatttagattatagtgatgatcaaatttaataagttagttctattttaattaaatataaaaaaataatgataataaataaataaaatatttatatataaaaaaaaagcatgataacttaaaaataaaaataaaaacttttaacaGCATGAATtggataataaataaacaaaaaaacctagCCCAAATAAACTTGAAATAGTGTGATAAACATGTAACTTGGGTTAACTCGTAAAACTTATAATAGAGGTTATTGATCAGGAAAACTCGATTGAAAAGGAATTTTCACAAAAGagctaagaataaaaataaaaataataaaaactgaagttgaaataccaaaaataaaaagaaccaacctataatttttaaaaaggcaagaaaaaaaaggttcacCAAGTACAAATTGCTTCACCGTTGCCAGCACACATCAAACTAAGAGGAAGAGGACATGATCGTCCTTTAAACAACATGGATGAAGGGCAATTTTGATCACCGAATAACGTCACACGTGTAGATTAAAATGTACGGATGCCTCCCATGCGCTAATATATAGACTACACGCCCTAACAActttttctatttcaatattaattaatattgattaaaaGACTAAATTATCCTTGATAAACtaggaaattatatatatataaaaaaacaaattaaaaagacaaaaataaaccTGGACCAaaggcaagttttttttttttaaaaaaaaaaactttaaatgcatttaagtaatttaacagttaattgaaaattaaaaattgttgtttttctcCTAGggaatttttgtctttttactattcataacaaaataaaaaaaccttactACCCCAtcaccaagccaaattttttgGACTGAAAGGGCAAAATCATAACTTCACTGTTGAATTTATGAATCTTGAACTACAATGAATATCActattcaaacacctttttttttagtttatttgttatattttgctCAAGAAAATTAAGTCATGGCCCTTTACCAGCGCATGATAGTGATTATCTCTAAGTTAATTTTATGTATGTCATTTTtcagtttgaaattaaaattttatttataatttgttctttATAAATTAATGACTCAATCtatctttattataattcttcaaaatattcttatattcttaattaatttaattttatctgttTCTAATCTATTTTTTGAGCCAAATCATCGAATTAGTTACGTGATTtgcacttaattattttttacttttaaaattccCTTACAAGCTAGATAAATGAGAGCCTTTCATGTGCAAATTACACGACTGAATTTGATGGTACTATATGAAAATTTTGtaagaataatatattataaattcaaCATATATCTAAGAATAACATTGACTCAACTAGAAATATAATCATAGATGAAAgaattatctaattaattatacaagaaCATATCAAACCatatatctataaatattttatattgtttatagACATGTATTTGTGAATTGTGTATGATTATTTTAGGTTGGTATAGGATTGAAAATAGAAACTTAAATCTAcacttattttatatataaaataacttgcttatgaaaaatatttttctatgaaaAGTATTGGTTTTTATTGTTTGACTATGATAATTAAAACAGTTGCTAGgcctgtttggaagtgtggttacggttgctttttaaaatgtttttcatttaaaaatatatcaaaataatatatatatttttatttttaaaaaattatttttgaaatcagcgcatcaaaatgatctaaacacacaaaaaaaataatttgaagtaaataaaaaataaaaaattttatgttttcaaaaaatatttttaaacataaaaataaacaagttccTTGTTTGCTTGAAACACAAGACCATGTAcgaattttaaagataaagtatAGGGATATAaaaaggtattaagagtgaaatgtcataacttaaaaaaataaataggtggGGGCAAGgatttaataataaagatagtattttaaaatatttttagcttttgataaatatcattattttcattcaaggagaaagtaattgaaaaaaaaagagaattaaacTACAACATAGTCTCTATAGTCTAACAAGATTATTTAATCAGTCCTAATAGATTtgagaattatatatttaatttgtatgtTTATAAATCTACTTATAACTTAAgccttttatcaattttatgttattttgaattttattttattttattttatttattcttgagaaatagaaattagaaatagataatttgaaaacattaaatattttgaaaaacaaaatactattgAATTGAGAATATTCAACGTTGGTCAACGGATTATTTAACTATTTTCTATCTATAATAACTTATCAGCTTTTTTCTAGTAAAGTTTagagactaaaataaaattaatctaaatatttgtagataaaaaattaacagatgtttgatttttttaaactgCCATAAACTATAAATAGAGAGTTGAAAAGGGGGAAATGGATTTAGTTGGTGCATAAATTGGGATGATAATTTCATTAGATAAGAATCTGAAACAACCTAACCTTGATGATATCAATGACTTCCATGATCTGGAATCTTGCAAAGTGCGTGTGAGATATGACTggatatcaaaatcaagatatTCTCATAAATTGCTGGATTCATGGTTACTAGAAGACTTTTGTGAACATataatatatgaaattttaGGGTAAAGAATTGATTGTGGctatgaaatatattaatatttttagcgCATCTTATTTAAGGTGAACTGTATTGTATGGTCTAGGTGTTGCTTAAAGGTATTAATGGGTTCATAACTGATGGTCcgtttatgatttaaaataaatatttacgtTCAAGAATAAATCtagtattttgaatttaatataagCTCATATacctaaataaattattatgagaaaaaaaatctatgtggTGTCCTGACAAGGATCACCTCTAATTgttaaaattcaaagaaattctCAAAATTAATGCAATGCATTATCCACCAAAATTAAACATCATTCATGATATCAAatctaattgatatttttcatgcTCAATTGCATGAAATCTAACCCaaatttatagtaaatttaaacaattcaaaggtaatatcaaatttatcaaCTTATCCATAATTTAATGCAACATGTAAGTCGTCATAATTCTATTGAATCCATGCTCTATTGCATGAAATCATTAAGTGTAGTTGATAACATTATTAGCTTATTACAACCAATTCACACAAAAATCTCTAATTCAACAACTTATCTAAAATTCAACGCAACatagtttattgaaataattaatttgtaattaatataatttattttcatgtttaattatatcaaattaatccTAATTGATATTATTCATAGCTAATTTATCACTAATTCAACAAACCCTAAATCCAATATAAACATTAAACCATGATTTCGTTTCaactaaatcaaacacaaatttatAGCGATATAGTATATTTACATTCCTTGTAGGACTAGAAAAAGGTTTGGGATGACGAGAGCAACAAAGATGATAATGATagattttgaagagaaaaacatCATAGAATGCTTGAAAACTAAAATGAGTTTGGTTTATTTATGCTTTAAGGGTAAAAAACAagtaattgatgtttttttagagaaagaaagggtGTGGATATAGGTTTAGTGAGAGA
Protein-coding sequences here:
- the LOC118042441 gene encoding histone acetyltransferase type B catalytic subunit; the protein is MGQKQQLTADPISEPKKRRRVGFSNIDVGIEANQCILIYLVSSKEEVGASHSFHISPVDLNSFFDEDGKIYGYNGLKITIWVSSVSFHAFADIKFQSTSDGGKGITDLKSSLQRIFADTLVDNKDDFLQTFSTESHFVRSIISDGEILQHKTSNGHVDSNSHLGTATSDVEVVRMVIGNTAAGHLYSRLVPLALLLIDGSNPIDVDDPGWELYVLIQKKSDEHGDPQHKLLGFTAVYRFYHYPDSTRLRLSQILVLPPYQHKGYGGHLVEVLSNVAILEDVYDLTVEEPLDYFQHVRTTVDIKRLLLFAPIQDAVNSTVSYLKQGKLSKKTHVPCFNPPVSAVEDVRKTLKINRKQFLQCWEVLIYLGLDPVDKYMEDFVAIITSRVKADVLGKDSGSSGKKVVEVPSDYNPEMSFVMFRSQDSEAARVWMDENQTNQEEQLQQLVDERVKEIKLIAQKVHHV